A genomic window from Macaca thibetana thibetana isolate TM-01 chromosome 16, ASM2454274v1, whole genome shotgun sequence includes:
- the SLC16A3 gene encoding monocarboxylate transporter 4 isoform X1, giving the protein MVRQAGCGEGSERVRSHARNPSDSPSKGPCPCAGPASSYVFALEAKLGRHGGPTRMGSAHTLAGGTQGKGAGVEPHRLRGACTAGLLLPPRALVHSSLEKLSRLDQTTQGLRLQLPGEAEPTLSAMGGAVVDEGPTGVKAPDGGWGWAVLFGCFVITGFSYAFPKAVSVFFKELMREFGIGYSDTAWISSILLAMLYGTGPLCSVCVNRFGCRPVMLVGGLFASLGMVAASFCRSIIQVYLTTGVITGLGLALNFQPSLIMLNRYFSKRRPMANGLAAAGSPVFLCALSPLGQLLQDRYGWRGGFLILGGLLLNCCVCAALMRPLVAAAQPGSGPARSSRRLLDLSVFRDRGFVLYAVAASVMVLGLFIPPVFVVSYAKDLGVPDTKAAFLLTVLGFIDIFARPAAGFVAGLGKVRPYSVYLFSFSMFFNGLADLAGSTAGDYGGLVVFCIFFGISYGMVGALQFEVLMAIVGTHKFSSAIGLVLLMEAVAVLIGPPSGGKLLDATHVYKYVFILAGAEVLTSSLILLLGNFFCIRKKPKEPQPEVAAAEEEKLHKPPADSGVDLREVEHFLKAEPEKNGEVIHTPETSV; this is encoded by the exons ATGGTCAGGCAGGCTGGATGTGGGGAGGGTTCGGAAAGAGTGAGGAGCCACGCGCGGAACCCCTCAGACTCTCCCAGCAAAGGTCCTTGCCCTTGTGCGGGTCCTGCCTCTAGTTACGTGTTTGCCTTAGAGGCAAAGTTGGGCCGTCACGGAGGACCCACCAGGATGGGGTCTGCGCACACACTTGCAGGAGGAACCCAAGGAAAGGGGGCGGGGGTGGAGCCCCACAGATTGCGTGGAGCTTGCACAGCAGGcctgctgctgcctcccaggGCGCTGGTTCACAGCAGTCTGGAGAAGCTGAGCCGGCTGGACCAGACCACCCAAGGTCTCAGGTTGCAGCTCCCTG GTGAGGCGGAACCGACCCTCTCGGCCATGGGAGGGGCCGTGGTGGACGAGGGCCCCACAGGCGTCAAGGCCCCCGATGGCGGCTGGGGCTGGGCCGTGCTCTTCGGCTGCTTCGTCATCACCGGCTTCTCCTACGCCTTCCCCAAGGCCGTCAGCGTCTTCTTCAAGGAGCTCATGCGGGAGTTTGGGATCGGCTACAGCGACACAGCCTGGATCTCCTCCATCCTGCTGGCCATGCTCTACGGGACAG GCCCACTCTGCAGCGTGTGCGTGAACCGCTTTGGCTGCCGGCCCGTCATGCTTGTGGGGGGCCTCTTTGCGtccctgggcatggtggctgcgTCCTTTTGCCGGAGCATCATCCAGGTCTACCTCACCACTGGGGTCATCACTG GGTTGGGTTTGGCGCTCAACTTCCAGCCCTCGCTCATCATGCTGAACCGCTACTTCAGCAAGCGGCGCCCCATGGCCAACGGGCTGGCGGCAGCAGGCAGCCCGGTCTTCCTGTGTGCCCTGAGCCCGCTGGGGCAGCTGCTGCAGGACCGCTACGGCTGGCGGGGCGGCTTCCTCATCCTGGGCGGCCTGCTGCTCAACTGCTGCGTGTGCGCCGCGCTCATGAGGCCCCTGGTGGCCGCGGCCCAGCCGGGCTCGGGGCCGGCGCGATCCTCCCGGCGCCTGCTAGACCTGAGCGTCTTCCGGGACCGCGGCTTCGTGCTGTACGCGGTGGCCGCCTCGGTCATGGTGCTGGGGCTCTTCATCCCGCCCGTGTTCGTGGTGAGCTACGCCAAGGACCTGGGCGTGCCGGACACCAAGGCCGCCTTCCTGCTCACCGTCCTGGGCTTCATTGACATCTTCGCGCGGCCGGCTGCGGGCTTTGTGGCGGGGCTTGGGAAGGTGCGGCCCTACTCCGTCTACCTCTTCAGCTTCTCCATGTTCTTCAACGGCCTCGCGGACCTGGCGGGCTCCACGGCCGGCGACTACGGCGGCCTGGTGGTCTTCTGCATCTTCTTCGGCATCTCCTACGGCATGGTGGGGGCCCTGCAGTTCGAGGTGCTCATGGCCATCGTGGGCACCCACAAGTTCTCCAGCGCCATCGGCCTGGTGCTGCTGATGGAGGCGGTGGCCGTACTCATCGGGCCCCCATCAGGAG GCAAGCTCCTGGATGCGACCCACGTCTACAAGTACGTGTTCATCCTGGCGGGGGCCGAGGTGCTCACCTCCTCCCTGATTCTGCTGCTGGGCAACTTCTTCTGCATTAGGAAGAAGCCCAAGGAGCCACAGCCCGAGGTGGCGGCCGCGGAGGAGGAGAAGCTCCACAAACCTCCTGCAGACTCGGGGGTGGACTTGCGGGAGGTGGAGCATTTCCTGAAGGCTGAGCCTGAGAAAAACGGGGAGGTGATTCACACCCCGGAAACGAGTGTCTGA
- the SLC16A3 gene encoding monocarboxylate transporter 4 isoform X2, with protein MGGAVVDEGPTGVKAPDGGWGWAVLFGCFVITGFSYAFPKAVSVFFKELMREFGIGYSDTAWISSILLAMLYGTGPLCSVCVNRFGCRPVMLVGGLFASLGMVAASFCRSIIQVYLTTGVITGLGLALNFQPSLIMLNRYFSKRRPMANGLAAAGSPVFLCALSPLGQLLQDRYGWRGGFLILGGLLLNCCVCAALMRPLVAAAQPGSGPARSSRRLLDLSVFRDRGFVLYAVAASVMVLGLFIPPVFVVSYAKDLGVPDTKAAFLLTVLGFIDIFARPAAGFVAGLGKVRPYSVYLFSFSMFFNGLADLAGSTAGDYGGLVVFCIFFGISYGMVGALQFEVLMAIVGTHKFSSAIGLVLLMEAVAVLIGPPSGGKLLDATHVYKYVFILAGAEVLTSSLILLLGNFFCIRKKPKEPQPEVAAAEEEKLHKPPADSGVDLREVEHFLKAEPEKNGEVIHTPETSV; from the exons ATGGGAGGGGCCGTGGTGGACGAGGGCCCCACAGGCGTCAAGGCCCCCGATGGCGGCTGGGGCTGGGCCGTGCTCTTCGGCTGCTTCGTCATCACCGGCTTCTCCTACGCCTTCCCCAAGGCCGTCAGCGTCTTCTTCAAGGAGCTCATGCGGGAGTTTGGGATCGGCTACAGCGACACAGCCTGGATCTCCTCCATCCTGCTGGCCATGCTCTACGGGACAG GCCCACTCTGCAGCGTGTGCGTGAACCGCTTTGGCTGCCGGCCCGTCATGCTTGTGGGGGGCCTCTTTGCGtccctgggcatggtggctgcgTCCTTTTGCCGGAGCATCATCCAGGTCTACCTCACCACTGGGGTCATCACTG GGTTGGGTTTGGCGCTCAACTTCCAGCCCTCGCTCATCATGCTGAACCGCTACTTCAGCAAGCGGCGCCCCATGGCCAACGGGCTGGCGGCAGCAGGCAGCCCGGTCTTCCTGTGTGCCCTGAGCCCGCTGGGGCAGCTGCTGCAGGACCGCTACGGCTGGCGGGGCGGCTTCCTCATCCTGGGCGGCCTGCTGCTCAACTGCTGCGTGTGCGCCGCGCTCATGAGGCCCCTGGTGGCCGCGGCCCAGCCGGGCTCGGGGCCGGCGCGATCCTCCCGGCGCCTGCTAGACCTGAGCGTCTTCCGGGACCGCGGCTTCGTGCTGTACGCGGTGGCCGCCTCGGTCATGGTGCTGGGGCTCTTCATCCCGCCCGTGTTCGTGGTGAGCTACGCCAAGGACCTGGGCGTGCCGGACACCAAGGCCGCCTTCCTGCTCACCGTCCTGGGCTTCATTGACATCTTCGCGCGGCCGGCTGCGGGCTTTGTGGCGGGGCTTGGGAAGGTGCGGCCCTACTCCGTCTACCTCTTCAGCTTCTCCATGTTCTTCAACGGCCTCGCGGACCTGGCGGGCTCCACGGCCGGCGACTACGGCGGCCTGGTGGTCTTCTGCATCTTCTTCGGCATCTCCTACGGCATGGTGGGGGCCCTGCAGTTCGAGGTGCTCATGGCCATCGTGGGCACCCACAAGTTCTCCAGCGCCATCGGCCTGGTGCTGCTGATGGAGGCGGTGGCCGTACTCATCGGGCCCCCATCAGGAG GCAAGCTCCTGGATGCGACCCACGTCTACAAGTACGTGTTCATCCTGGCGGGGGCCGAGGTGCTCACCTCCTCCCTGATTCTGCTGCTGGGCAACTTCTTCTGCATTAGGAAGAAGCCCAAGGAGCCACAGCCCGAGGTGGCGGCCGCGGAGGAGGAGAAGCTCCACAAACCTCCTGCAGACTCGGGGGTGGACTTGCGGGAGGTGGAGCATTTCCTGAAGGCTGAGCCTGAGAAAAACGGGGAGGTGATTCACACCCCGGAAACGAGTGTCTGA